One stretch of Deinococcus fonticola DNA includes these proteins:
- a CDS encoding GTP-binding protein, translating to MAKGTFERNKPHVNVGTIGHVDHGKTTLTAAITFTAAAMDPTIETLAYDQIDKAPEEKARGITINTAHVEYQTPSRHYSHVDCPGHADYVKNMITGAAQMDGAILVVSSADGPMPQTREHILLARQVGVPYIIVFMNKV from the coding sequence ATGGCAAAAGGAACGTTTGAGCGGAACAAGCCCCACGTGAACGTCGGCACGATCGGTCACGTCGACCACGGCAAGACCACCCTCACCGCCGCAATCACCTTCACGGCCGCCGCGATGGATCCCACCATCGAAACCCTCGCCTACGACCAGATCGACAAGGCCCCCGAAGAAAAGGCCCGCGGTATCACCATCAACACCGCCCACGTCGAGTACCAGACGCCCAGCCGTCACTACTCCCACGTGGACTGCCCCGGTCACGCCGACTACGTCAAGAACATGATCACCGGAGCCGCCCAGATGGACGGCGCCATCCTGGTCGTCAGCTCCGCTGACGGCCCCATGCCCCAGACCCGCGAGCACATCCTGCTCGCCCGTCAGGTCGGCGTGCCCTACATCATCGTCTTCATGAACAAAGTCG